From a region of the Bradyrhizobium diazoefficiens genome:
- a CDS encoding esterase-like activity of phytase family protein — translation MSTHQSRRSFLGYAAAGFSTLAVSRLAPAQATAEPLSRALRNEHAVAAPVSVKVNARSIPNFEPRDRTRTRFGSLEYRSGLVLTSPYRGFGGLSGIRLDARGERFLAVSDQGGWFTGTIRYSGGKMAGLDGVEAAPLLGAEGRPITEKHLWWDSESIARDGDVVYVGLERVNQILRYDFSKGGTRARGEVMPVPAGVRKLPSNKGLEALVVVPKGHSQGQVQPLAGTLIAFSERGLDADGNLVAFLIGGPSPGQFSVRRSEKYDISDAVLLPTGELLILERKFSWFTGVNIRIRSIPLKSIAPGALVDGPVLFLADLGQEIDNMEGIDAHVTAGGETVLTLISDDNFSMLQRTLLLQFTLAE, via the coding sequence GTGAGCACGCATCAATCCCGCCGCAGCTTTCTCGGCTATGCCGCGGCGGGATTTTCCACGCTCGCAGTCTCTCGCCTTGCGCCGGCGCAAGCCACGGCCGAGCCGCTGTCGCGCGCGCTTCGGAACGAGCACGCCGTCGCCGCGCCGGTCAGCGTCAAGGTCAACGCGCGCAGCATTCCCAATTTCGAGCCGCGTGACCGCACGCGTACGCGCTTCGGCTCGCTGGAATATCGCAGCGGCCTGGTGCTGACCTCGCCCTATCGCGGTTTTGGCGGATTGTCCGGCATCCGGCTGGACGCCAGGGGCGAGCGCTTCCTCGCAGTGTCCGACCAGGGCGGCTGGTTCACCGGGACCATCCGCTATTCCGGCGGCAAGATGGCGGGACTCGACGGCGTCGAGGCCGCGCCGCTCCTGGGTGCGGAGGGACGGCCGATCACGGAAAAGCACCTGTGGTGGGATTCGGAATCGATCGCGCGTGACGGCGATGTCGTCTATGTCGGGCTCGAGCGCGTCAACCAGATCCTGCGCTACGATTTTTCAAAAGGCGGCACGCGCGCGCGCGGCGAGGTGATGCCGGTGCCGGCGGGCGTGCGCAAGCTGCCCTCCAACAAGGGGTTGGAGGCGCTGGTTGTCGTGCCCAAAGGACACAGTCAGGGCCAGGTGCAGCCGCTCGCCGGCACCCTGATCGCCTTCTCCGAGCGCGGTCTGGACGCCGACGGCAACCTTGTCGCCTTCCTGATCGGCGGCCCTTCGCCCGGTCAGTTCAGCGTGCGCCGCTCCGAGAAATACGACATCAGCGATGCCGTGCTGCTGCCCACCGGCGAGCTTCTGATCCTCGAACGCAAATTCTCCTGGTTCACCGGCGTCAACATCCGCATCCGCTCGATCCCCCTGAAATCGATCGCGCCGGGCGCACTGGTCGACGGGCCCGTGCTGTTCCTCGCCGATCTCGGCCAGGAGATCGACAACATGGAAGGCATCGACGCCCACGTCACGGCAGGCGGCGAGACCGTGCTGACGCTGATCTCCGACGACAATTTCTCGATGCTGCAGCGGACCCTGCTGCTGCAATTCACACTGGCGGAGTAG
- a CDS encoding DUF2235 domain-containing protein, with protein sequence MDPAHTTVPSPKNLVICCDGTGNEISENISNVLKLYRCLRKTERTQPRQMVFYDPGVGTVTEPTTWHRLKANVNLVLGLATGYGLDANVLSAYCFLVQHYAPGDRIYLFGFSRGAYTVRVLAGLIHKIGLISPEQANLAGSGLVAYKQYSGSGRGNDVEDLSDVSFDESGPLPKDEFDLAAQFARITSTRWPTIHFIGVWDTVASVIVPRRDNLFFLFSLEELAFTRRNPSVRTFRQAIAIDERRRMFRLNKYEEPQEFWSNRYVPDEKKLPQDILQVWFAGVHGDVGGGYPEAESGDSKYPLIWMIAEAEKAGLNFNPATVKQLAFGVQRKNSPFKYVEPAYMGKTGVLHDSMTAGWRLLEFFPKRATYKEWPERKVFFGFYIPDGEPRIIPEGAHVHESVLKRMGSEPDYRPVNMPKDYLTVPMPVPPGMELADSLPPSPGG encoded by the coding sequence ATGGACCCCGCGCACACCACCGTGCCCTCCCCGAAAAACCTCGTCATCTGCTGTGACGGCACCGGCAACGAGATCAGCGAGAACATCTCCAATGTCCTGAAGCTCTATCGCTGCCTGCGCAAGACCGAGCGGACGCAGCCGCGGCAGATGGTGTTCTACGATCCCGGGGTCGGCACGGTGACGGAGCCGACGACGTGGCACCGGCTCAAGGCTAACGTCAATCTCGTGCTGGGGCTCGCCACCGGCTACGGGTTAGACGCCAACGTGCTCTCGGCCTATTGCTTCCTGGTTCAGCATTACGCGCCCGGCGACAGGATCTACCTGTTCGGTTTTTCGCGCGGCGCTTACACCGTCCGCGTGCTGGCGGGGCTGATCCACAAGATCGGCCTGATCTCGCCGGAGCAGGCCAACCTCGCAGGCTCGGGCCTCGTCGCCTACAAGCAATATTCCGGCAGCGGGCGCGGCAATGACGTCGAGGATCTCAGCGACGTCTCCTTCGACGAGAGCGGGCCGCTGCCGAAGGACGAATTCGACCTCGCCGCCCAGTTCGCGCGCATCACCTCGACGCGCTGGCCGACCATCCATTTCATCGGCGTCTGGGACACGGTGGCGAGCGTGATCGTGCCGCGGCGCGACAATTTGTTCTTCCTGTTCAGCCTGGAGGAGCTCGCCTTCACGCGGCGCAACCCCAGCGTCAGGACGTTCCGGCAGGCGATCGCGATCGACGAGCGGCGCCGCATGTTCCGCCTGAACAAGTACGAGGAGCCGCAGGAGTTCTGGAGCAATCGCTACGTGCCCGACGAGAAGAAGCTGCCGCAGGACATTTTGCAGGTGTGGTTCGCCGGCGTGCACGGCGACGTCGGCGGCGGCTATCCGGAGGCGGAAAGCGGGGATTCGAAATATCCGCTGATCTGGATGATCGCGGAGGCGGAGAAAGCGGGGCTGAACTTCAATCCGGCGACCGTGAAGCAGCTCGCCTTCGGCGTCCAGCGCAAGAACTCGCCGTTCAAATACGTCGAGCCGGCCTACATGGGCAAGACGGGCGTGCTGCACGATTCGATGACGGCGGGCTGGCGCCTGCTGGAATTCTTTCCGAAGCGCGCGACGTACAAGGAGTGGCCGGAGCGGAAGGTGTTTTTCGGCTTCTACATCCCCGATGGCGAGCCGCGCATCATTCCCGAAGGCGCGCATGTGCATGAGAGCGTGCTGAAGCGGATGGGGAGCGAGCCGGATTACCGGCCGGTGAACATGCCGAAGGACTATTTGACGGTGCCGATGCCGGTGCCGCCGGGGATGGAGCTGGCGGACTCGCTACCACCCTCCCCTGGAGGGTAA
- the cobS gene encoding cobaltochelatase subunit CobS, whose translation MTTAALSKVEEVSGLPDMKVSVRQVFGIDSDLEVPAYSEVDPHVPEVDSDYRFDRATTLAILAGFARNRRVMVTGYHGTGKSTHIEQVAARLNWPCVRVNLDSHISRIDLVGKDSIVVRDGKQVTEFRDGILPWALQHNVALVFDEYDAGRPDVMFVIQRVLEVSGRLTLLDQNKVIKPHPAFRMFATANTVGLGDTSGLYHGTQQINQGQMDRWSIVTTLNYLSHDEEVEIVLAKARHYRTGEGRDIVNKMVRLADLTRNAFANGDLSTVMSPRTVITWAENADIFGDIGFAFRVTFLNKCDELERPLVAEFYQRCFNAELPESAVNVALS comes from the coding sequence ATGACGACCGCCGCCCTGTCCAAAGTTGAGGAAGTTTCCGGCCTGCCCGACATGAAGGTGTCGGTGCGCCAGGTGTTCGGGATCGACAGCGATCTCGAAGTCCCGGCCTATTCCGAAGTCGATCCTCATGTGCCCGAAGTCGATTCCGATTACCGCTTCGACCGCGCCACCACGCTCGCCATTCTCGCCGGCTTCGCGCGCAACCGCCGCGTGATGGTGACCGGCTATCACGGCACCGGCAAATCCACCCATATCGAGCAGGTCGCAGCCCGCCTGAACTGGCCCTGCGTGCGCGTCAACCTCGACAGCCACATCAGCCGTATCGACCTCGTCGGCAAGGACTCGATCGTGGTCCGCGACGGCAAGCAGGTCACCGAATTCCGCGATGGCATCCTGCCCTGGGCGCTGCAGCACAACGTCGCGCTGGTGTTCGACGAATACGACGCCGGCCGCCCGGACGTGATGTTCGTGATCCAGCGCGTGCTCGAAGTCTCCGGCCGCCTGACGCTGCTCGACCAGAACAAGGTGATCAAGCCGCACCCGGCATTCCGGATGTTCGCCACGGCGAACACCGTCGGCCTCGGCGATACCTCGGGCCTCTATCACGGCACCCAGCAGATCAACCAGGGCCAGATGGACCGCTGGTCGATCGTGACCACGCTGAACTATCTCAGCCATGACGAGGAAGTGGAGATCGTGCTGGCCAAGGCCAGGCACTATCGCACGGGCGAGGGCCGCGACATCGTCAACAAGATGGTGCGCCTCGCCGATCTCACCCGCAACGCCTTCGCCAATGGCGACCTGTCGACGGTGATGAGCCCGCGCACGGTGATCACCTGGGCGGAAAACGCCGACATCTTCGGCGATATCGGATTTGCCTTCCGCGTCACCTTCCTCAACAAGTGCGACGAGCTCGAGCGTCCCCTGGTCGCCGAGTTCTACCAGCGCTGCTTCAACGCGGAGCTGCCGGAATCGGCGGTCAACGTGGCGCTGAGCTGA
- a CDS encoding SIR2 family protein: MRFLPDGPSIPDDLLTARDQGRVVFFCGAGVSRARANLADFLGLTHAVADKLAISPDSTIRELIAAFPTLPVIKGLGSLVSADRVFSLMEREFSTNDIYNAIAASLRPAADVDLSAHRCLLDLARGPSGQIRLVTTNFDLLFEACDPLLPRWKPPRLPDPLRSDEFEGIVHLHGYVTDDYVDAAGDGLIISSAEFGRAYLSERWATDFIRAVLDKYVVVFIGYAADDPPMQYLLEGLSRRTGNSTEAYAFHAGSLEEGQARWTQKGVRVVSYPESSDHAALWSTLAAWAGRARDPDGWYKQTIAQARGGPEKLLPHERGQIAHIVSTLEGAKRFGTADPPPSATWLCCFDPLIRYASPGRTGNILERGDYFDPFDAYGLDADAVPARISPEETFAKRDIPQDAWSCFALTRRDQEDAREDVFAGFRGYYAVNSPQLTARLSWLGNWVARVSDQPVSVWWAAKQAGIHPSLQQQIRHTQSFDERQHTVSSAWRYLFEFWQNLGSDFYQEWFSLLGTAKREGWTESITRRFVDLHTPYISVSQAFSGSPRPPNDSDEVTIDELIHLDVEYPHSTEPVIIPDDKVRHVLRGLCKKLELGAALEEEIGGYGLYNFDSIGVPRDGEIPSRQGISALVHLVTSLFCRLAKSDAKAARLEAGSWRSDGPIFVRLLIWAHGDNRIFSSAEAASFFVRLSSTDFWDSGHQADLMLSLSRRWDGLAPLRRRTLVRRLLKGRPRWKDESKNEFIENRSSLILTRISWLQANGCKFDADLDAELIKLRSLAPQWTDEYVRTGIRPAGIQTGWVRTDISSNELQEGVPLAMVLEKAAELAGRRAEFFVQRDPFAGLVAAKPVRALSAITIAERQARYYPWAWRSFLSAERRSQDGLRLITLIARRLSKLPQIELVKIVRPVSSWMQTVSKGLLMNNKSVFETLWYRVLDALRTSEEAGRSGLVRSSDRARDWATEALNSPAGSLSQAILNDPELDAKKLSGKLPAWWVDRASELLKLKGDPYLHSITLLSHHLIWFFHADPSWTESNLLNALRAGGDEASAFWAGFFWGGKMPQQNLYLALKPALLSLAKKGSTDRREHAEQLAAMLLAGWKSKLDNGERRVTDSELRSVLLATDDDLRSQIIWCLERWSTEDGTWADDALVLLDTVWPRQLAARTARVSSRLCNLAFAQNEKFPQFVDRIVPLITAVEENHMHLPILNSSEVGLFDRYPGEVLRLLSAALPDDARKWPYGMGDALSRIEKADPALKANSKWIELKRIWDSR, encoded by the coding sequence TTGCGCTTTCTGCCCGACGGTCCTTCAATTCCTGATGACTTGCTCACTGCACGCGATCAAGGTCGAGTTGTCTTCTTTTGCGGGGCTGGCGTTTCAAGGGCTCGAGCAAATCTAGCCGACTTTCTTGGCCTGACACATGCTGTGGCAGACAAGTTAGCGATTTCTCCCGATAGCACGATACGGGAATTAATAGCTGCCTTTCCAACCCTGCCTGTCATTAAGGGGCTCGGTAGTCTGGTTTCGGCAGACCGAGTCTTCAGTTTGATGGAACGCGAGTTCTCAACCAACGACATCTATAACGCCATCGCAGCCTCTCTTCGACCAGCCGCGGACGTTGACCTCTCTGCGCACCGCTGCCTGCTTGACCTAGCGCGGGGGCCAAGTGGTCAAATTCGCCTCGTAACAACGAACTTTGACCTTTTGTTCGAAGCTTGTGATCCCCTCTTGCCCAGATGGAAGCCTCCGCGACTCCCTGATCCACTGCGCAGTGATGAGTTCGAAGGAATAGTCCATCTTCATGGCTACGTAACAGATGATTACGTCGACGCTGCTGGCGATGGGCTGATAATCTCAAGCGCCGAATTTGGACGCGCATACTTGTCGGAGCGTTGGGCAACTGATTTTATCAGAGCCGTTCTGGATAAATACGTCGTTGTCTTCATTGGATACGCGGCCGACGATCCGCCCATGCAATACTTGCTAGAAGGGCTAAGTCGGAGAACGGGAAACTCAACAGAAGCTTACGCGTTTCATGCAGGCTCATTGGAAGAAGGGCAAGCGCGCTGGACGCAGAAAGGGGTTCGAGTTGTATCCTATCCCGAGTCGAGTGATCACGCAGCATTGTGGAGCACGCTCGCGGCATGGGCTGGGAGAGCAAGAGATCCAGACGGATGGTACAAGCAGACGATTGCTCAGGCTCGTGGAGGACCAGAGAAACTTCTGCCTCATGAGAGAGGGCAAATCGCGCACATCGTTTCTACTCTCGAAGGCGCAAAGCGCTTCGGGACTGCAGATCCTCCACCGTCGGCGACGTGGCTTTGTTGCTTCGACCCTCTAATCAGATACGCGAGCCCAGGGCGTACAGGTAACATCTTAGAGCGAGGGGATTATTTCGATCCTTTCGACGCCTACGGGCTCGATGCCGATGCAGTTCCAGCGAGGATCAGTCCAGAGGAAACTTTCGCCAAGAGAGATATACCCCAGGATGCTTGGAGTTGTTTCGCTCTTACACGAAGAGATCAGGAGGACGCGCGCGAAGATGTCTTTGCTGGGTTTAGGGGATATTACGCCGTCAATTCTCCCCAGTTAACAGCGCGCCTTTCTTGGCTGGGCAATTGGGTTGCCCGGGTTTCCGACCAGCCCGTGTCGGTGTGGTGGGCCGCAAAGCAAGCAGGCATTCATCCTTCGTTGCAGCAGCAAATCAGGCATACTCAGTCTTTTGATGAGAGGCAGCATACTGTCAGCTCAGCTTGGCGCTACCTTTTCGAATTTTGGCAGAATCTCGGAAGTGATTTCTATCAAGAGTGGTTTTCGTTGCTAGGCACCGCGAAGCGAGAGGGTTGGACAGAAAGCATAACCAGGCGGTTTGTTGATCTCCACACTCCTTACATCAGCGTAAGCCAAGCATTTTCCGGTAGCCCGCGTCCCCCAAATGATTCCGATGAGGTCACTATCGATGAGCTTATTCACCTGGATGTTGAATATCCTCATAGCACCGAGCCAGTCATTATTCCGGACGACAAAGTTCGACATGTATTGAGAGGCTTATGTAAGAAGCTTGAGCTCGGTGCAGCTCTTGAAGAGGAGATAGGAGGGTATGGTCTCTATAACTTCGACTCGATCGGAGTTCCTAGAGACGGAGAGATTCCCTCGCGGCAAGGTATTTCAGCACTGGTCCATCTGGTAACGAGCCTCTTCTGTCGCCTTGCGAAAAGTGACGCTAAGGCAGCCCGTCTTGAAGCAGGGAGTTGGAGATCTGACGGTCCGATATTTGTTAGGCTTTTGATATGGGCACACGGAGATAATCGGATTTTCTCTTCAGCTGAAGCCGCTAGTTTCTTTGTTCGCCTGAGCAGCACGGACTTCTGGGACAGCGGTCATCAAGCGGACTTAATGCTAAGCCTCTCGCGTCGATGGGACGGTTTAGCTCCATTGCGCCGACGAACACTCGTGCGCCGATTGCTCAAAGGAAGGCCGCGTTGGAAGGACGAGAGCAAGAATGAATTTATTGAGAATCGATCCTCACTTATCCTCACGCGTATATCTTGGTTGCAAGCAAACGGATGTAAGTTTGACGCCGATTTGGATGCTGAGCTGATAAAGCTGAGATCCCTCGCCCCGCAATGGACTGACGAATATGTCAGAACTGGAATTCGACCTGCGGGTATCCAGACTGGCTGGGTTCGCACTGATATTAGCAGCAATGAGTTGCAGGAGGGTGTTCCCCTTGCGATGGTATTGGAGAAAGCTGCGGAATTGGCTGGACGTCGGGCGGAGTTCTTCGTTCAAAGAGATCCATTCGCTGGATTGGTTGCGGCAAAGCCCGTTCGTGCTCTTAGCGCAATAACCATCGCCGAAAGACAAGCGCGATATTATCCTTGGGCGTGGCGATCATTTCTGAGTGCTGAGCGGCGTTCTCAAGACGGGCTTAGGCTGATCACATTGATTGCAAGGCGTTTATCAAAGCTCCCTCAAATAGAGTTAGTGAAGATTGTCCGTCCAGTTAGTAGCTGGATGCAAACCGTGAGCAAAGGTTTGCTCATGAACAATAAATCAGTATTTGAGACGTTGTGGTACAGAGTGTTGGATGCATTGAGAACGAGCGAGGAAGCAGGGCGGTCTGGATTGGTTCGATCGAGTGATCGAGCGAGAGATTGGGCGACTGAAGCTCTCAATTCCCCTGCCGGAAGTCTCAGCCAGGCAATTTTGAATGACCCCGAACTTGATGCGAAGAAACTGTCCGGAAAATTGCCAGCGTGGTGGGTCGATCGTGCGAGTGAGCTACTGAAATTGAAGGGTGATCCGTATCTCCACTCGATAACCCTCTTGAGTCATCATCTAATCTGGTTTTTTCATGCCGATCCCTCATGGACGGAATCTAACTTGTTGAATGCTCTCCGGGCCGGCGGTGATGAGGCGAGCGCGTTCTGGGCAGGATTCTTTTGGGGTGGCAAGATGCCCCAGCAGAACCTCTATTTGGCTCTTAAGCCGGCGCTACTTAGTCTCGCTAAAAAAGGTTCGACTGATCGTCGAGAACATGCGGAGCAACTGGCGGCAATGTTGTTGGCCGGATGGAAGAGCAAGCTCGATAACGGCGAAAGGCGCGTTACGGATAGCGAGCTACGCTCGGTTCTTCTTGCAACCGACGATGATTTGAGATCACAGATAATTTGGTGCTTGGAGAGATGGTCGACCGAGGACGGCACCTGGGCTGACGACGCCCTCGTCTTGTTAGATACTGTGTGGCCGAGGCAACTTGCAGCGAGAACGGCTCGTGTATCATCTCGCCTTTGTAACTTGGCATTCGCTCAGAATGAGAAATTTCCTCAATTCGTCGACAGAATCGTTCCGCTCATCACCGCTGTTGAAGAGAACCACATGCATCTGCCCATTCTGAATTCATCAGAGGTGGGTCTTTTCGATCGTTATCCAGGCGAGGTGTTAAGATTGCTAAGTGCGGCTTTGCCGGACGATGCGCGCAAGTGGCCCTATGGTATGGGAGACGCACTATCGCGAATTGAGAAAGCGGATCCAGCGCTTAAGGCGAATAGCAAGTGGATCGAGCTCAAGCGCATCTGGGACTCCCGGTGA
- a CDS encoding PilZ domain-containing protein, which produces MPVHPRKYARVKPAGLVSRQAKIITDPRAPVIPCTLIDYSPGGACVDLGGQVSIPDRFELLHVNTKKRCRIAWKRGTRVGVVF; this is translated from the coding sequence GTGCCAGTACATCCGCGCAAATATGCCCGCGTGAAACCGGCGGGCCTGGTGTCCCGCCAGGCCAAGATCATCACCGACCCGCGCGCGCCGGTGATTCCCTGCACCCTGATCGACTATTCGCCCGGCGGGGCCTGCGTCGATCTCGGCGGACAGGTGAGCATCCCCGATCGCTTCGAGCTGTTGCACGTCAACACCAAAAAGCGCTGCCGCATCGCCTGGAAGCGCGGCACGCGGGTCGGCGTGGTGTTTTAG
- the cobT gene encoding cobaltochelatase subunit CobT, with product MTTSNSKFRTTKEAPTEPFKRSVASCLKAIAKTPELDVSFAAERPGLAPGKARLPEPARKMTRRDAAVVRGHADSIALKIACHDPKLHRKLMPGNPQARGVFEAVEQARVEAIGARRMAGVAKNLTAMLDDHFHRGKFDEITDRADAPLADALAMLVRERLTGMAPPTAAKKMVDLWRPILEDKIGRRLDRLDTLVEDQTRFGDAVHDLLTALELGDERSADSEDNDDNDENQDGDNDQSGAEGSPDSDAAQEMSADQAQASSEEMSESAMESAQASTSDTFDEGELGDDETPGEATRPNAHGKNEPRGPEYHAFAPKFDEIVAAEDLCDHDELERLRAYLDKQLAHLQGIVARLANRLQRKLMAQQNRAWEFDLEEGILDPARLSRVVTDPYHPLSFMHEKEATFRDTVVTLLLDNSGSMRGRPITVAATCADILARTLERCGVKVEILGFTTRAWKGGQSRESWLAAGKPANPGRLNDLRHIIYKSADAPWRRARKNLGLMMREGLLKENIDGEALDWAHKRLLGRPEQRKILMMISDGAPVDDSTLSVNPGNYLERHLRHIIEEIETRSPVELIAIGIGHDVTRYYRRAVTIVDAEELGGAITEKLAELFSETNTAPTQAPARPRRKLHS from the coding sequence ATGACCACCTCCAACTCCAAATTCCGCACCACCAAGGAAGCGCCGACCGAGCCGTTCAAGCGCTCGGTCGCCTCCTGCCTCAAGGCGATCGCCAAGACGCCGGAGCTCGACGTCTCGTTCGCGGCCGAGCGGCCGGGACTCGCGCCGGGCAAAGCCCGCTTGCCTGAACCGGCGCGAAAAATGACCAGGCGCGACGCCGCGGTCGTGCGTGGCCACGCCGATTCCATCGCGCTCAAGATCGCCTGTCACGATCCAAAGCTGCATCGCAAGCTGATGCCGGGCAATCCGCAGGCGCGCGGCGTGTTCGAGGCGGTGGAGCAGGCCCGGGTCGAGGCGATCGGCGCGCGCCGCATGGCGGGCGTTGCGAAAAACCTCACCGCGATGCTCGACGATCATTTCCACCGCGGCAAGTTCGACGAGATCACCGACCGCGCCGATGCCCCGCTGGCGGATGCGCTGGCGATGCTGGTGCGCGAGCGCCTGACCGGGATGGCGCCGCCGACCGCCGCCAAGAAGATGGTCGATCTCTGGCGTCCCATCCTCGAAGACAAGATCGGCAGGCGGCTCGACCGGCTCGATACCCTCGTCGAGGACCAGACCCGATTCGGCGATGCCGTGCACGATCTGTTGACGGCGCTCGAGCTCGGCGACGAGCGCAGCGCCGACAGCGAAGACAATGACGACAACGACGAGAACCAGGACGGCGACAACGACCAGTCCGGTGCCGAAGGCTCGCCCGATTCCGATGCCGCCCAGGAGATGAGCGCCGACCAGGCGCAGGCCTCGAGCGAGGAGATGAGCGAGAGCGCGATGGAAAGCGCGCAGGCCTCGACCTCGGACACCTTCGACGAGGGCGAGCTCGGCGACGACGAAACGCCGGGCGAGGCGACGCGGCCGAATGCGCACGGCAAGAACGAGCCGCGCGGGCCGGAATACCACGCCTTCGCGCCGAAATTCGACGAGATCGTCGCCGCCGAGGACCTCTGCGACCATGACGAGCTGGAGCGCCTGCGCGCCTATCTCGACAAGCAACTGGCGCATCTTCAGGGCATCGTCGCCCGCCTCGCCAACCGCCTGCAGCGCAAGCTGATGGCGCAGCAGAACCGGGCCTGGGAGTTCGATCTCGAAGAGGGCATCCTGGATCCCGCGCGCCTGTCGCGCGTCGTCACCGATCCCTATCATCCGCTGTCCTTCATGCACGAGAAGGAGGCGACGTTCCGCGACACCGTGGTGACGCTGCTGCTCGACAATTCCGGCTCGATGCGCGGCCGCCCGATCACGGTCGCCGCGACCTGCGCCGACATTCTCGCCCGCACGCTGGAGCGTTGCGGCGTCAAGGTCGAGATCCTCGGCTTCACCACGCGCGCCTGGAAGGGCGGGCAATCGCGCGAATCGTGGCTTGCCGCCGGCAAGCCGGCCAATCCCGGCCGCCTCAACGATCTCCGCCACATCATCTACAAGTCGGCGGATGCGCCATGGCGCCGTGCGCGAAAAAATCTCGGCCTGATGATGCGCGAGGGCCTGCTCAAGGAGAACATCGACGGCGAGGCGCTGGACTGGGCGCACAAGCGCCTCTTAGGCCGGCCGGAGCAGCGCAAGATCCTGATGATGATCTCGGACGGTGCGCCGGTCGACGATTCCACGCTGTCGGTCAATCCCGGCAACTATCTCGAGCGGCATCTGCGCCACATCATCGAGGAGATCGAGACCCGCTCGCCGGTCGAGCTGATCGCGATCGGCATCGGCCATGACGTGACGCGCTACTATCGCCGCGCCGTGACGATCGTGGACGCCGAGGAGCTCGGCGGCGCCATCACCGAAAAGCTCGCAGAACTGTTCAGCGAGACCAATACCGCGCCAACGCAAGCGCCCGCTCGCCCGCGACGTAAATTGCATTCGTGA
- a CDS encoding NADH:flavin oxidoreductase/NADH oxidase yields the protein MSVLFSPIELRGLTLKNRIVVSPMCQYSADDGVASDWHFTHINNLSLSGAAMFCIEATHVEAVGRITRGCLGLYSDACEAALKQILTSVRKHSSTAVAMQLAHAGRKASSARPWDGGQLIPVSEGGWQTVAPSAVPHKEGEAAPLALDAAGLKRIREAFVDAAKRAARIGIDAIELHGAHGYLMHQFLSPLSNRRTDEYGGSLENRMRFPLEIYDAVRAAFPHDKPVGMRVSSTDWVEGGWDLAQTIAFARALKARGVDWIDASSGGVSPLQKIPLGPGYQVQFAEAIRRETGLPTIAVGLITEPRQAEEIVASGKADMVALARGMLYDPRWAWHAAAELGGEVEAPPQYWRSQPSTQKALFGKTNFGAR from the coding sequence ATGAGCGTCCTGTTTTCCCCGATCGAGCTGCGCGGCCTGACGTTGAAGAACCGCATCGTGGTGTCGCCGATGTGCCAGTATTCGGCCGACGACGGCGTCGCCAGTGACTGGCACTTCACCCACATCAACAATCTCAGCCTGTCGGGCGCCGCGATGTTCTGCATCGAGGCGACCCATGTCGAGGCGGTCGGCCGCATCACGCGTGGCTGCCTCGGGCTCTACAGCGATGCCTGCGAGGCCGCGCTGAAGCAGATCCTCACCTCGGTGCGCAAGCATTCCTCCACGGCGGTCGCGATGCAGCTCGCCCATGCCGGCCGCAAGGCCTCCAGCGCGCGGCCCTGGGACGGCGGCCAGCTGATTCCGGTCAGCGAAGGCGGCTGGCAGACGGTGGCGCCATCAGCCGTGCCGCACAAGGAGGGCGAGGCCGCCCCGCTCGCGCTGGATGCGGCGGGCTTGAAGCGCATCCGCGAGGCCTTCGTCGACGCTGCGAAGCGCGCCGCGCGCATCGGCATCGACGCGATCGAGCTGCACGGCGCGCACGGCTATCTCATGCATCAGTTCCTGTCGCCGCTCTCGAACAGGCGCACCGACGAATATGGCGGCTCGCTCGAGAACCGCATGCGCTTCCCGCTCGAGATCTACGATGCGGTGCGCGCCGCCTTCCCGCACGACAAGCCGGTCGGCATGCGGGTGTCGTCGACCGACTGGGTCGAGGGCGGCTGGGATCTGGCCCAGACCATCGCATTTGCGCGAGCGTTGAAGGCGCGCGGCGTCGACTGGATCGATGCCTCCTCCGGCGGCGTCTCGCCGCTGCAGAAGATTCCGCTCGGCCCCGGCTACCAGGTGCAGTTTGCGGAGGCGATCCGCCGCGAGACCGGCCTGCCCACCATCGCCGTCGGTCTGATCACGGAGCCGAGGCAGGCGGAGGAGATCGTCGCATCCGGCAAGGCCGACATGGTCGCGCTCGCCCGCGGCATGCTCTACGACCCGCGCTGGGCCTGGCACGCCGCCGCCGAGCTCGGCGGCGAGGTCGAAGCCCCGCCGCAATACTGGCGCTCGCAGCCCTCGACGCAGAAGGCGCTGTTCGGCAAGACCAATTTTGGGGCGCGGTGA